One stretch of Paenibacillus sp. AN1007 DNA includes these proteins:
- a CDS encoding DUF4085 family protein — protein MKFLTNEWYDLCQQTGLHFGMRVHRGAASLDEALFERLYKRKEKEYVKFQREMYDTDPRYMLEHDGQVLTRADKAFSGEEVTPADQIVYHMPPEERERIENMIAEFDARPAFDTKKCKEDYEQSMRGHYEFHAERLPAEILEQIADIRVFSLGYCTREVMEQLKKKSAENTEEMQRVQQAYREVMAAQQIPVDVRRRIQFHDCTVTELLTGDDLVIRFDTDGGFTEVNKLTLTAAEIVKQKGEIVGTYWLYEELYRIDNGYELHVLLDGGSKPELIVRCADIIAEIE, from the coding sequence ATGAAATTTTTAACGAATGAGTGGTACGATTTATGTCAGCAGACAGGACTGCATTTTGGAATGCGAGTACATAGAGGAGCGGCTTCGCTGGATGAAGCCCTTTTCGAAAGGCTGTATAAGCGGAAGGAAAAGGAGTATGTCAAGTTTCAGCGAGAGATGTACGACACCGACCCTCGTTACATGCTGGAGCATGATGGTCAGGTGCTGACAAGAGCAGACAAAGCTTTTAGCGGTGAAGAGGTCACGCCAGCAGATCAGATCGTTTACCATATGCCTCCCGAAGAGCGCGAACGTATTGAGAACATGATCGCCGAGTTTGATGCCCGTCCTGCGTTTGATACAAAGAAGTGCAAAGAAGATTACGAACAATCCATGCGGGGGCATTACGAGTTCCATGCAGAGCGTTTACCCGCTGAAATATTGGAACAGATTGCGGATATACGCGTGTTCTCCCTGGGGTACTGCACGAGAGAAGTCATGGAGCAGCTGAAGAAAAAAAGTGCAGAAAATACAGAAGAGATGCAGCGTGTACAGCAGGCGTACAGAGAAGTTATGGCAGCGCAGCAAATTCCGGTTGACGTGCGCCGCCGGATACAGTTCCATGACTGCACCGTGACCGAACTGCTGACAGGCGATGACCTTGTCATTCGCTTTGATACAGACGGAGGTTTCACCGAGGTGAATAAACTTACACTAACTGCAGCTGAAATAGTCAAGCAGAAGGGCGAGATTGTAGGAACATACTGGCTGTACGAGGAACTGTATCGAATCGACAATGGATATGAGCTGCATGTTCTTTTGGACGGGGGATCGAAGCCTGAACTGATTGTGCGGTGTGCTGATATTATCGCGGAGATCGAGTAA
- a CDS encoding SHOCT domain-containing protein, producing MKALSIIAVLIFSLTLLFIFILGPIDEGAAAFIALVSMLFAIPYSIFVLVMVNKLKKPVVNVHEQLLQLGELRDKNIISEYEFDQKKEKLLAKIR from the coding sequence TTGAAGGCGTTATCCATCATCGCAGTTTTAATATTCTCATTGACTTTATTATTCATATTTATTTTGGGACCCATAGACGAGGGCGCTGCTGCATTTATAGCACTTGTATCTATGTTGTTTGCCATACCTTATTCGATTTTTGTGCTTGTAATGGTCAATAAGTTGAAGAAACCAGTGGTTAATGTCCATGAACAGCTTTTGCAGTTAGGGGAATTAAGGGACAAAAATATCATTTCGGAGTATGAATTCGATCAAAAAAAAGAGAAATTGCTTGCAAAAATAAGATGA
- a CDS encoding NUDIX domain-containing protein: protein MEHTEQAKPAVPIRCEGVAVVLLKKCQDDYLVLMMKRAGRVLRDEWCYIGGGIEQGEKAWEAALREIHEETGMTDVHLYVSNQFEQFYSPIGDYIYMAPVFVGYVPEDQTVRLNHEHREYQWMTFDDAKHNAALPGIDDILDFVEKHFAKKTPSKWLRIPREIK, encoded by the coding sequence ATGGAACATACCGAACAGGCCAAACCGGCAGTGCCTATCCGCTGTGAAGGGGTTGCCGTTGTGCTTTTGAAAAAGTGTCAGGATGATTACCTTGTGTTGATGATGAAGCGCGCTGGTCGTGTGCTGCGTGACGAATGGTGTTACATCGGCGGGGGCATCGAACAGGGAGAAAAAGCTTGGGAAGCAGCACTTCGGGAGATTCATGAGGAAACCGGCATGACAGATGTCCATTTATATGTTTCGAACCAGTTCGAACAGTTCTATTCACCAATCGGAGATTATATCTACATGGCTCCTGTATTTGTCGGTTATGTGCCCGAGGATCAGACAGTGCGGTTAAATCATGAGCATCGTGAGTATCAATGGATGACGTTTGACGATGCCAAACATAACGCCGCACTGCCTGGGATTGATGACATTTTAGATTTTGTTGAAAAGCATTTCGCAAAAAAGACTCCTTCCAAGTGGCTGCGAATCCCGAGGGAGATTAAATAG
- a CDS encoding cation diffusion facilitator family transporter — MSGQQHSHTHGHDHGHHHAHTTNNKKVLLFSFIIITLYMIVEAFGGFITNSLALISDAGHMLSDSIALGIALLAFTFGEKAVNTGKTYGYRRFEILAAALNGITLIAIALYIFYEAVGRFINPPEVATVGMLIISTIGLLVNILVAWLMMRGSDTENNLNMRGAYLHVISDMLGSIGAIAAALLMMFFGWGWADPLASVIVAALVLRSGFHVTKSSLHILMEGTPANVDVNDLVQTMQQVEGVKGVHDVHVWSITSNLNALTAHIVVDGTMDVYASEILVQQIEHLLEHKEIKHVTLQVESEKHLHDTSVLCTVKGDAPDAHAHHHH, encoded by the coding sequence ATGTCGGGACAACAACACAGTCATACCCATGGTCACGACCATGGACATCATCATGCTCACACCACCAATAACAAAAAGGTACTGCTCTTTTCCTTTATTATCATTACCTTGTACATGATCGTGGAAGCCTTCGGGGGATTCATCACCAACAGTCTCGCGCTCATCTCTGATGCAGGTCATATGCTCTCGGACTCCATTGCGCTCGGCATTGCTTTGCTGGCGTTCACGTTCGGGGAAAAAGCCGTCAATACAGGCAAAACCTACGGATATAGACGTTTTGAGATTCTGGCAGCTGCACTGAACGGCATCACGTTAATTGCTATTGCCCTTTATATTTTTTACGAGGCTGTAGGCCGTTTCATCAACCCGCCTGAAGTTGCAACGGTCGGCATGCTGATCATCAGTACAATCGGATTGCTCGTGAACATTCTCGTTGCATGGCTCATGATGCGAGGAAGCGATACGGAGAATAACCTGAATATGCGCGGGGCTTACCTTCATGTCATCAGTGACATGCTCGGTTCCATCGGCGCCATTGCTGCCGCACTGCTCATGATGTTTTTCGGGTGGGGCTGGGCTGACCCGCTGGCAAGTGTCATTGTAGCAGCGCTCGTACTGCGCAGTGGATTTCATGTCACCAAATCCTCGCTGCACATTTTGATGGAAGGTACGCCGGCTAATGTCGATGTCAACGATCTGGTGCAGACCATGCAGCAGGTAGAAGGTGTTAAAGGTGTGCATGATGTGCACGTATGGTCGATTACCAGCAACCTGAACGCGCTGACCGCCCATATCGTCGTGGATGGAACGATGGATGTATATGCATCCGAGATTCTTGTGCAGCAAATCGAACATCTGCTGGAGCACAAAGAGATCAAACATGTCACCCTGCAGGTCGAGTCCGAAAAGCATCTTCACGACACCTCGGTTCTCTGCACCGTGAAAGGCGACGCACCTGATGCCCATGCGCATCACCATCATTAA
- a CDS encoding anti sigma factor C-terminal domain-containing protein produces MSKPTEPDDLYVLHQDDFEPQRPEWSHKQFRRMVWRTRWKFFLNAGGTLLVVVILYHVYVSALHIYFDQSKVRNEFMRSIVSVVEMNGDGLRVDKSNRGPFEVTPFLTQKANLKVYRQVGSWEVITGEVQAELSITGKFSYKITKTGAYLNGNDTGPFYLPYALVDGKPEQEGSEQNSSLKRLRQIDDGHVAEMSMSLKNLKSPEQLMQILSKYDVGVTAMPIYSGELQEKNLSYSRAGMFDYNTPHLSLKPLYEMGEDGSRWFIYFPAEPEDQKQAQPEGSMKEQVEFMMSDLEWMSGNLNYSGQEFDQRRLAYLKENGVQVYGAVVTGPVRELQKIAQNPEFHHVHLNRVEIWNWD; encoded by the coding sequence ATGTCCAAACCAACAGAACCAGACGATCTGTATGTGCTGCATCAGGATGATTTTGAACCGCAGCGCCCGGAATGGAGTCATAAGCAGTTCAGACGCATGGTATGGAGAACACGCTGGAAATTTTTTCTCAATGCGGGGGGAACTCTTCTTGTCGTTGTTATACTCTATCACGTCTATGTGTCTGCACTGCATATCTATTTCGATCAATCGAAAGTGCGCAATGAGTTTATGCGTTCGATTGTATCTGTAGTTGAGATGAACGGTGACGGACTTCGAGTGGATAAGTCGAATAGGGGGCCGTTTGAAGTTACCCCTTTTCTGACACAGAAGGCTAATCTGAAAGTATATCGCCAGGTCGGCTCATGGGAAGTAATCACTGGCGAGGTTCAGGCCGAACTTAGTATTACCGGTAAATTCAGTTATAAGATTACCAAGACAGGAGCTTATCTGAATGGCAATGATACAGGTCCGTTCTACCTTCCGTATGCTTTAGTCGATGGCAAACCTGAACAGGAAGGTTCTGAGCAAAACAGCAGCCTCAAGCGGCTTCGTCAAATAGATGACGGACATGTCGCCGAGATGTCGATGTCTTTGAAAAATCTGAAATCGCCTGAGCAGCTGATGCAGATTCTCTCTAAATACGATGTTGGAGTCACGGCTATGCCCATCTATTCAGGCGAGCTGCAGGAAAAGAATCTTTCCTATTCACGTGCAGGTATGTTCGACTACAATACGCCTCATCTGAGTCTCAAACCTCTGTATGAAATGGGGGAAGATGGATCCAGATGGTTTATTTACTTCCCCGCAGAACCTGAAGATCAGAAGCAGGCACAGCCAGAAGGATCGATGAAGGAACAGGTCGAATTTATGATGTCTGATCTGGAATGGATGTCCGGTAATTTGAATTACAGTGGTCAGGAATTCGATCAGCGGCGTCTTGCCTACTTGAAGGAAAATGGCGTACAAGTATATGGGGCGGTTGTAACTGGTCCTGTACGTGAACTGCAGAAAATTGCTCAAAATCCCGAATTTCATCATGTGCATCTGAATCGGGTAGAGATATGGAATTGGGATTAG
- a CDS encoding MBL fold metallo-hydrolase, producing the protein MLKQLSESIYYMVNDNERERPVLGLVCGEKYSLVIDAGNSVQHAEEFLAEIRQLQVPPVRYVVITHAHWDHFLGMNQYEDAVIIVNRLTEQRLNEWRAYTFDDAALLKYVEGNRLSAHGMQMIQNEVPNRESFTLGRSGIVFEGSLELDLGNKVCTLEQIRSTHTDDSTIVYVPDERTLFLGDSPYSTTTRSLFHYKQHLLLPMIEDIQRYDAVHFLLGHESICDQEEMDMFFGQLTACSQAVTSTSLEEAMDSFEREQGRAPVGDELFFLKALVNDRILNAELPSN; encoded by the coding sequence ATGTTAAAACAATTAAGCGAGTCCATTTATTATATGGTTAATGATAATGAACGAGAAAGACCGGTGCTTGGATTGGTATGCGGAGAAAAATACAGCCTTGTGATCGATGCGGGCAATTCGGTTCAGCATGCTGAAGAGTTCCTGGCCGAGATTCGGCAATTGCAGGTGCCCCCAGTTCGGTATGTGGTTATCACTCATGCACATTGGGATCATTTTCTGGGAATGAATCAATATGAAGATGCAGTGATTATCGTCAATCGTCTAACAGAGCAGCGCTTGAATGAGTGGCGAGCATATACCTTTGATGATGCTGCGCTCCTTAAGTATGTAGAGGGGAACAGGCTGAGTGCACATGGCATGCAAATGATCCAGAATGAGGTGCCGAATCGAGAATCGTTTACACTAGGCAGGTCGGGAATTGTGTTCGAAGGCTCTCTCGAGCTTGATCTGGGGAACAAAGTGTGTACACTGGAACAGATTCGCAGTACACACACCGATGACTCAACTATTGTGTATGTTCCAGATGAGAGAACGTTATTCCTTGGGGATAGCCCTTATTCTACGACGACGCGTTCATTGTTTCATTATAAGCAGCACCTACTGCTGCCTATGATCGAGGATATACAGCGTTACGATGCAGTTCATTTCCTGCTGGGGCATGAGTCGATCTGTGACCAAGAAGAAATGGATATGTTCTTCGGTCAATTGACGGCATGCAGCCAAGCTGTAACCTCGACATCTCTGGAAGAAGCGATGGATTCGTTTGAACGAGAACAGGGGCGCGCTCCAGTGGGGGATGAGTTGTTTTTCTTAAAAGCATTGGTCAATGATCGGATTCTAAATGCTGAATTGCCGTCCAATTAG
- a CDS encoding HAD-IIIA family hydrolase: protein MYSVQDVQAVFIDRDGTIGGTGHFIHPRDFELYPNAQEAITLLKGTGTKVFAFTNQYRISRGQATVQEFEQQFQEYGFDQAYICSHEEECSCRKPKPGMLLQAAEEHDLDLTKCIVIGDVGDTDMLAAHAVGAVKVMVRTGWGESSLTKFREKWAQTEPDYVAADILEAVHWIIGNFVYKE, encoded by the coding sequence ATGTATTCCGTTCAAGACGTTCAAGCTGTTTTTATCGACAGAGATGGCACGATCGGGGGCACGGGGCATTTTATTCATCCGAGAGATTTTGAGTTATATCCGAATGCACAGGAAGCGATTACGCTTCTAAAGGGGACAGGAACGAAGGTATTTGCATTTACGAACCAATACCGAATTTCACGCGGACAAGCAACCGTTCAGGAGTTCGAGCAGCAGTTTCAGGAGTATGGGTTCGATCAGGCCTACATATGTTCACATGAAGAAGAATGCAGCTGTCGAAAGCCAAAACCCGGCATGTTACTTCAGGCCGCTGAGGAGCATGACTTGGACTTGACCAAGTGCATCGTTATTGGCGACGTAGGTGATACGGACATGCTTGCTGCTCACGCGGTAGGAGCCGTCAAGGTGATGGTGAGAACAGGTTGGGGAGAATCTTCATTAACGAAGTTCAGAGAGAAATGGGCTCAGACTGAACCGGATTATGTTGCGGCAGATATTTTGGAGGCCGTGCATTGGATTATTGGTAATTTCGTTTATAAGGAGTGA
- a CDS encoding aminoglycoside phosphotransferase family protein: MNNNQGLKEITELFHKHMIHEQIVEAEELSGTTDGRVLRLRGSSGQQYILKWDDPEQIQIAQQFLAAYSHVMLLPKVLFTAEDNTYFVYSYREGETHYNRGTKKVWLTRLVKELFNTYVRLPDTDSWGRMEYPRETWKVFNQISIEEARENLGDVLGLEDYNLVLSTVNRLFHEDEAARFLLHGDAGVHNVVFKEKKMIGVIDPSPMVGPVHYDFLYAFCSSPDDLDPTLLWEVFEHLEQVHMDKFRLMEEALVHLYCRVGLSNKHHPQDLPEYLEAWDLWKRQCEKH; the protein is encoded by the coding sequence ATGAACAACAATCAAGGTCTCAAGGAGATTACTGAGCTGTTTCACAAACATATGATTCACGAACAGATTGTAGAAGCAGAGGAGTTGTCAGGCACGACGGATGGACGGGTGTTGAGACTTCGTGGAAGCTCGGGCCAGCAGTATATTTTGAAATGGGATGATCCGGAACAAATCCAGATTGCACAGCAGTTTTTGGCTGCGTACAGTCATGTGATGCTGCTGCCGAAGGTTCTCTTTACAGCTGAGGACAACACTTACTTTGTATACAGCTATAGGGAGGGGGAGACTCATTACAATCGGGGGACGAAGAAAGTCTGGTTAACCCGGCTTGTGAAAGAACTGTTTAATACATATGTTCGTCTGCCGGATACAGATTCATGGGGGAGAATGGAGTATCCACGTGAGACATGGAAGGTATTCAATCAGATTAGTATCGAAGAGGCGAGAGAGAATCTCGGTGATGTACTTGGATTGGAAGATTACAATCTAGTTCTATCTACAGTAAATCGTCTGTTTCATGAGGATGAGGCGGCGAGGTTTCTTTTGCATGGGGATGCAGGTGTACATAATGTGGTATTCAAGGAAAAGAAAATGATCGGGGTGATCGATCCGTCTCCCATGGTGGGCCCGGTTCACTATGACTTTCTCTATGCTTTTTGTTCCTCACCCGATGACCTCGACCCGACATTGTTATGGGAGGTATTTGAGCACCTTGAACAGGTGCATATGGATAAATTCAGATTGATGGAAGAAGCCCTGGTTCATCTATACTGCCGGGTTGGGCTCAGTAACAAACATCATCCGCAGGACCTGCCTGAGTATCTAGAAGCGTGGGATTTGTGGAAACGGCAGTGTGAGAAGCATTAA
- a CDS encoding sigma-70 family RNA polymerase sigma factor — MRSDLYAKLFKQYQSSLQLYLYRMCGSQEIAEELVQETFYRAMVSMKTNHAAYARAWLYKVARHLFIDWYRKNRGELEMSRELEKQGVENTYRTPEEMLAARERSKLIQQVMKMLPEQYRTVLLLRELNELSYKELCEVLDMNMSQVKVTLFRARARFKEEMLQMKGENE; from the coding sequence ATGAGGAGTGATTTATATGCCAAACTGTTCAAACAGTACCAATCCTCCCTGCAGCTCTATCTATACCGGATGTGTGGATCACAGGAGATCGCTGAGGAGTTAGTTCAAGAAACATTTTACAGAGCTATGGTATCGATGAAAACAAACCATGCAGCCTACGCCCGAGCGTGGCTGTACAAAGTAGCCAGACATTTATTTATCGACTGGTATCGAAAAAATCGCGGAGAATTGGAAATGAGCCGGGAATTGGAGAAACAAGGTGTAGAAAATACATATCGTACGCCTGAGGAAATGCTCGCTGCCCGTGAACGATCAAAGCTCATTCAGCAGGTGATGAAAATGCTTCCCGAACAGTATCGGACTGTACTGCTGCTGCGAGAGTTGAATGAGCTGTCCTATAAGGAACTCTGTGAGGTTCTGGATATGAATATGAGCCAGGTCAAGGTAACCCTGTTCCGTGCCAGAGCACGGTTCAAAGAAGAGATGTTACAGATGAAAGGAGAGAATGAATAA
- a CDS encoding HAMP domain-containing sensor histidine kinase, which produces MRTLYVRIFLITVAVIIVSSLLGFFFSNIYYHAKLKDFNDEKLVGIAMDMKKFAEEQPEPGTVERYLHNAAALGYEIYVTDGQGHDQFYGREFREKELDRQAVRLVLGGDVYHGVAEFPSQPFITGFFDNQLSNTVGVPLQVGDARYAMFMRPDVILQFGELRIFFALIGALTVGISVLIFLFSTRYLVNPIERLSEATKRIAQGNYNLKLNTARRDEIGQLAQHFMTMSSELERVDQARQQFVSNVSHEIQSPLTSIQGFAQLVADRELPEQERAHYASIIEEESRHLSSLSKQLLLLSSLEQGHEDMTQTQTAFSLKDQFRQAVQVLQWQLEDKELLLRMSIPDSIALKGNEVLLMQVWMNLLGNAVQHLPKGRSIEVRAEQTDTACVVYIQDNGDGIAAEHLPFLFDRFYRADHARERSSGGTGLGLAIVQKIIRIHHGTIEVSSSAKGTVFTVTLPQM; this is translated from the coding sequence TTGAGAACGCTGTACGTTCGAATATTTCTCATTACGGTGGCTGTGATTATCGTCAGCAGTCTTCTCGGGTTCTTTTTCTCCAACATCTATTATCATGCGAAACTTAAAGACTTTAATGATGAGAAGTTGGTCGGTATCGCCATGGACATGAAAAAGTTTGCCGAAGAGCAGCCTGAGCCGGGTACGGTAGAGCGATATCTTCACAACGCAGCGGCATTAGGATACGAAATCTATGTCACAGACGGTCAAGGGCATGATCAGTTTTACGGTCGGGAGTTCCGCGAAAAAGAGTTGGACAGGCAGGCTGTACGTCTGGTGCTGGGGGGCGATGTGTACCATGGCGTGGCCGAGTTTCCCAGCCAACCATTTATTACGGGATTTTTTGATAATCAATTAAGCAATACGGTGGGTGTTCCGCTGCAGGTAGGCGATGCTCGCTATGCCATGTTCATGCGTCCCGATGTGATCCTGCAGTTTGGAGAACTGCGCATTTTCTTTGCACTTATTGGGGCTTTAACGGTGGGCATCAGTGTCCTGATCTTTCTGTTCAGCACGCGTTATCTGGTGAATCCGATTGAACGGCTGTCCGAAGCGACGAAACGCATTGCGCAGGGCAATTATAACCTGAAATTAAATACAGCAAGACGTGACGAGATTGGCCAGCTCGCCCAGCATTTTATGACGATGAGCAGCGAATTGGAACGGGTGGATCAGGCGCGGCAGCAGTTCGTATCCAATGTCTCACATGAGATCCAGTCACCTTTAACCTCCATTCAGGGGTTTGCCCAATTGGTGGCGGATCGGGAATTACCGGAGCAAGAACGGGCGCATTACGCATCCATTATTGAAGAGGAGAGCAGACATCTTTCGTCGCTGAGTAAACAGCTGCTGCTGCTCTCTTCCCTTGAACAGGGACATGAAGATATGACTCAGACCCAAACCGCATTCTCTCTGAAAGATCAATTCCGTCAGGCCGTTCAGGTACTGCAGTGGCAGTTGGAGGATAAGGAGCTGCTGCTTCGCATGTCCATACCCGATTCCATAGCGCTTAAGGGCAACGAAGTGCTGCTGATGCAGGTCTGGATGAATCTGCTGGGTAATGCGGTGCAGCATCTGCCGAAAGGCCGAAGCATTGAGGTTCGGGCAGAACAGACGGATACCGCATGTGTCGTTTATATTCAGGATAACGGAGACGGAATTGCAGCGGAGCATCTGCCGTTTCTGTTCGATCGTTTCTACAGGGCGGATCATGCGCGTGAACGTTCTTCCGGTGGGACGGGCCTGGGCCTTGCGATTGTGCAGAAAATTATCCGCATCCATCACGGCACGATTGAGGTGTCCAGTTCGGCCAAAGGCACGGTCTTCACCGTGACGCTCCCGCAGATGTAA
- a CDS encoding response regulator transcription factor, translating into MKHLLLADDDGHIRALLRHVMTKEGYRVHEAQDGAEAVKIIQETPIDLAILDVMMPGMNGLELCDYIRQHYDIPIMLLTARDQLSDKKEGYLRGTDEYVTKPFEPEELVYRVKALFRRYHRTSSDIIRMNRIVIDRSNVEVSDGQSILFLPMKEFELLSQLAQFPGRLFSRDELIRLVWGADYEGDDRTVDVHIKRLRDRFADYTNDFVIHTVRGIGYKIEVKSH; encoded by the coding sequence ATGAAACATCTGCTGCTGGCAGACGATGATGGCCATATTCGCGCACTGCTGCGCCACGTTATGACGAAGGAAGGATACCGGGTACATGAAGCACAGGACGGTGCGGAAGCCGTCAAAATCATACAGGAGACGCCGATCGATCTGGCGATTCTGGATGTCATGATGCCGGGTATGAATGGACTTGAGCTGTGTGACTACATCCGTCAGCATTACGATATTCCCATTATGCTGCTGACGGCACGGGATCAGCTGTCAGACAAGAAAGAAGGGTATCTGCGAGGTACGGATGAATACGTAACGAAGCCATTCGAACCGGAAGAACTGGTATACCGGGTTAAAGCTCTTTTTCGCCGATATCACCGGACTTCCAGCGATATAATTCGTATGAACCGGATTGTGATTGACCGCAGCAATGTGGAAGTGAGCGACGGGCAGTCGATTCTTTTTTTACCAATGAAGGAATTTGAACTGCTGTCGCAGCTTGCGCAGTTTCCCGGACGCCTCTTTTCGCGGGACGAACTGATTCGATTGGTCTGGGGGGCGGATTATGAAGGAGATGACCGAACGGTAGACGTACATATCAAACGGCTGCGTGACCGCTTTGCGGATTATACAAATGATTTTGTAATCCATACGGTGCGGGGGATTGGATACAAGATCGAGGTGAAATCTCATTGA
- a CDS encoding VOC family protein has translation MNFHFKGIDHVQLAAPAGCEKEARHFFNQILGWTEIPKPEALQKRGGVWFQCGDHQVHIGVQHDFVPASKAHPAFHVQNLEQLREHLHMHSIQVIDDEARADEGVRRFYLNDPFGNRLEFLEFTAA, from the coding sequence ATGAACTTTCATTTCAAAGGCATTGACCATGTGCAGCTGGCAGCTCCTGCGGGGTGCGAGAAGGAAGCCAGACATTTTTTTAATCAAATCTTGGGCTGGACAGAGATTCCTAAGCCTGAAGCATTGCAGAAACGCGGCGGTGTGTGGTTTCAATGCGGAGATCATCAGGTGCATATCGGTGTGCAGCATGATTTTGTACCCGCTTCCAAAGCCCATCCGGCATTCCATGTACAGAATCTGGAGCAGCTGCGTGAACACCTGCACATGCACAGTATTCAAGTTATCGATGATGAGGCAAGAGCAGATGAGGGAGTCCGGCGCTTTTATCTGAATGATCCCTTCGGGAATCGGCTGGAATTTCTGGAGTTTACTGCAGCATAA
- a CDS encoding ABC transporter permease: MYLALREMRFAKGRYALIATIMVLVSFLVLFVTGLAQGLSYDNAASIKNMAASRFVLEQDSNHRFTRSQVGQKELDEARAVVGQDHAEPLGVRMTTVSPADDTKKIDVALFMVNPGSWLAPTVTEGRAINDQSAGQVVVDRKLAKSGVTIGTVLVDQASGTEWTVSGFVQNESFSHAPVVFLNEQEWLALQVGSRAAQVPSAAGSEAEIGNGAGAASAASVTPVYNAIAVKDADDQMSSLSAALPKTEIITKSEAVSAIPGYKEEQGSLLMMIAFLYVISAFVLAVFFYVITIQKTSQFGILKAIGTRNGYLAGSVSLQVLLLSVGSLAISVLLVRLFESVLPASMPFQLELSTLALTCVLFILMSMAGSLFSVWKVAKIDALDAIGRTAA; this comes from the coding sequence ATGTACTTGGCTTTACGAGAAATGAGATTTGCAAAGGGACGTTATGCCTTGATTGCCACGATCATGGTGCTGGTTTCGTTTCTGGTGCTGTTTGTAACCGGACTTGCACAGGGGCTGTCGTATGATAACGCGGCTTCGATTAAAAATATGGCAGCATCCCGCTTTGTACTCGAACAGGATTCGAATCATCGTTTCACTCGTTCACAGGTAGGTCAGAAGGAGCTGGATGAGGCGCGTGCTGTCGTTGGGCAGGATCATGCCGAGCCGCTTGGCGTTCGAATGACCACCGTCAGTCCGGCGGACGATACCAAGAAGATCGACGTCGCCCTCTTTATGGTGAACCCGGGCAGCTGGCTTGCGCCAACGGTTACCGAAGGCAGAGCGATCAATGATCAGTCCGCGGGACAGGTTGTGGTAGATCGGAAGCTCGCGAAATCCGGCGTAACGATCGGCACGGTTTTGGTAGATCAGGCTTCGGGAACCGAGTGGACGGTCAGTGGTTTTGTACAAAATGAATCGTTCAGCCACGCACCAGTGGTATTCCTGAATGAGCAGGAATGGCTCGCACTGCAGGTTGGATCACGAGCTGCACAGGTGCCATCGGCAGCGGGGAGTGAAGCTGAAATCGGCAATGGCGCTGGTGCTGCATCTGCAGCATCGGTTACGCCAGTATACAATGCCATTGCGGTCAAGGATGCAGATGATCAGATGAGCAGCCTGAGTGCTGCACTGCCCAAGACAGAGATCATCACCAAATCGGAGGCGGTATCTGCTATCCCTGGTTACAAGGAGGAGCAGGGCTCGCTGCTGATGATGATTGCTTTTCTATATGTGATCTCGGCGTTTGTACTTGCTGTATTTTTCTATGTGATAACGATTCAGAAGACCAGTCAGTTCGGCATTTTAAAAGCAATCGGGACCCGAAACGGTTATCTGGCAGGCAGTGTATCACTGCAGGTCCTGCTGTTATCCGTGGGCAGTTTGGCCATTAGCGTCCTGCTTGTAAGGCTGTTTGAATCTGTGCTGCCCGCATCAATGCCCTTTCAATTAGAATTATCCACGCTTGCATTAACGTGTGTATTGTTCATCCTCATGTCGATGGCGGGTTCGTTATTCTCGGTGTGGAAGGTCGCTAAAATTGATGCACTTGATGCAATTGGGAGGACGGCAGCATGA